In Microvenator marinus, one genomic interval encodes:
- a CDS encoding metal ABC transporter substrate-binding protein: MFKWILSSLVIFWASDVFAKVNIVTTTADLAAVARDVVQDLGDVQAIAAPNQDVHYVDAKPSFTLLLNKADILVANGLELEIGWLPALIENARNPKIAPGGAGYLDASTAIQPLHVHAKVDRAKGDIHPGGNPHYMHDPRAAADVALVLGAKLAQIDPKHAADYRLNAARAAEAYRELAKSLRARVEALPKEKQQIVAYHDSLVYILDWLGLTQVATLEPRPGIAPNPSHIASVLKTSREAGVKVIVQEEYYPRKTSETLAQLLPANLVLLPGGARSNESYEARIKRGIDEVLKHLEAP, from the coding sequence ATGTTTAAATGGATTCTCTCATCACTTGTTATCTTCTGGGCCTCAGACGTTTTTGCCAAGGTAAACATCGTCACAACCACCGCTGACCTCGCTGCAGTGGCGCGTGACGTGGTTCAGGACCTTGGGGATGTTCAGGCCATCGCAGCCCCTAATCAAGACGTGCACTACGTGGATGCGAAGCCTAGCTTCACGCTCTTGCTCAATAAGGCGGATATCCTCGTCGCCAACGGCTTGGAACTCGAAATTGGCTGGCTGCCCGCGCTCATTGAAAATGCGCGCAACCCGAAGATTGCGCCCGGCGGGGCGGGCTATCTCGATGCTTCCACGGCGATCCAACCGCTGCACGTGCACGCCAAAGTGGACCGCGCCAAAGGCGATATTCATCCCGGTGGAAACCCACACTACATGCACGATCCGCGCGCCGCTGCTGATGTCGCACTAGTCTTGGGCGCAAAACTCGCCCAAATCGACCCAAAGCACGCTGCCGACTACCGCCTCAATGCCGCCCGTGCTGCCGAAGCCTACCGTGAGTTGGCCAAGTCATTGCGCGCTCGCGTCGAGGCACTACCGAAGGAAAAGCAGCAGATCGTCGCGTACCACGACTCGCTCGTCTACATCCTCGACTGGCTGGGGCTCACACAGGTCGCGACCCTAGAGCCACGCCCAGGAATTGCGCCGAACCCAAGCCATATCGCGTCCGTGCTCAAAACCTCCCGAGAGGCCGGTGTCAAAGTCATCGTGCAGGAGGAGTACTATCCGCGCAAAACCTCTGAAACCCTCGCGCAACTCTTGCCCGCGAATCTCGTGCTCCTTCCCGGTGGCGCTCGTTCCAACGAGTCCTATGAAGCGCGCATCAAGCGCGGCATCGACGAGGTTCTCAAACATCTGGAGGCGCCATGA
- a CDS encoding metal ABC transporter ATP-binding protein, whose product MLIEVENLVVGYQKTPILPAVSFAVEEGEVWGIIGPNGSGKSTLLKTLLGLLPPISGKVKLNANTRLGYVAQRHALDPAIPSRVVDVVTGGVELGWSFLNPTHILKSRERIQSAMVDADVLKLKDRQFNELSEGQKQRVLLARALASDPQMIVLDEPTSAMDQTAERQVFELLGELRKKRGLAVLLVSHHLPVLGEFATHAIYVDSDEQVMIPGDIETVCHCNECVTRYGDALHRHRHTEECNH is encoded by the coding sequence ATGTTGATCGAAGTCGAGAACCTCGTGGTGGGGTACCAGAAAACACCTATCCTTCCGGCGGTCTCCTTCGCGGTGGAGGAAGGAGAAGTCTGGGGAATTATCGGGCCTAATGGCAGTGGCAAATCCACCCTGCTCAAGACCTTGCTGGGACTTCTTCCGCCTATCTCCGGGAAGGTGAAACTCAATGCGAACACTCGACTTGGCTACGTGGCCCAAAGACACGCGCTCGACCCTGCCATTCCTTCACGCGTCGTAGACGTCGTGACGGGCGGGGTGGAGCTTGGATGGTCGTTCTTAAATCCGACCCATATCCTGAAAAGCCGGGAGCGAATTCAAAGCGCGATGGTGGACGCCGACGTGCTCAAACTTAAAGACCGCCAGTTTAACGAGCTCAGTGAGGGGCAAAAACAACGCGTGCTGCTCGCGCGCGCGCTCGCGAGCGACCCTCAAATGATCGTGCTCGACGAGCCCACAAGCGCCATGGATCAGACCGCAGAGCGCCAAGTCTTTGAGTTGCTCGGTGAGCTCAGAAAGAAGCGCGGACTCGCCGTGCTGCTCGTCTCGCACCACCTTCCAGTGCTCGGCGAATTTGCAACACACGCCATTTACGTAGATAGCGACGAGCAAGTTATGATACCCGGAGACATCGAAACCGTGTGTCATTGCAATGAATGTGTGACCCGGTACGGAGACGCCCTACACCGGCACAGGCACACCGAAGAATGCAATCACTAA
- a CDS encoding metal ABC transporter permease — protein MQSLSLFFESWDLFWQPTLAGALAGATLGFLGVYVVARRMVFLSAALSQIAGLGVALAFWLRVATGIALSPLLGASAATLAGIFGVMSDKSPNGARRDSVLGVLFLLGSAGTLAVGTRIVEEVQDIQSLLFGSAVAILQTEFWILVSVLLTVTLLHLWWGRGFIAVSVDQEDSRVRGIRLKLVDAVLLGTIALSIGVSTRVLGALPTFAFSILPAFAALHLAPNIPRAMFIAAGIGAASGFFGYLLAFAWELPVGASQTLIAALFVFLVQAGSVRLGRK, from the coding sequence ATGCAATCACTAAGCCTTTTCTTTGAATCCTGGGACCTCTTCTGGCAGCCCACACTCGCGGGCGCCTTGGCGGGCGCTACCTTGGGTTTCTTGGGGGTGTATGTGGTCGCAAGACGCATGGTCTTCCTCTCCGCGGCACTTTCACAAATTGCCGGACTTGGCGTGGCGCTCGCCTTTTGGCTGAGGGTGGCAACCGGCATCGCCCTCTCGCCGCTCTTAGGCGCTTCGGCCGCGACTCTCGCGGGGATTTTTGGGGTGATGTCTGACAAGAGCCCGAACGGTGCTCGACGTGATTCGGTACTCGGCGTCCTCTTTTTGTTGGGGTCGGCTGGCACCCTCGCGGTGGGTACGCGAATCGTCGAGGAAGTTCAGGACATTCAGTCCCTTCTCTTCGGAAGCGCGGTCGCCATTCTTCAGACCGAGTTTTGGATTCTGGTTTCCGTGTTGTTGACAGTGACGCTTCTGCACCTCTGGTGGGGCAGGGGCTTCATCGCGGTATCTGTGGACCAGGAAGATTCCCGAGTTCGCGGAATCCGGCTCAAGCTCGTGGACGCCGTGCTCCTTGGAACCATCGCCCTCTCGATTGGCGTGTCGACGAGGGTGCTCGGCGCCCTGCCGACCTTCGCATTCTCAATCTTGCCGGCCTTCGCCGCCCTCCATCTCGCGCCGAATATCCCTCGGGCCATGTTCATTGCTGCGGGAATTGGTGCCGCCTCCGGATTCTTTGGCTACCTCTTGGCCTTTGCGTGGGAGCTGCCGGTCGGTGCGTCGCAAACGCTCATCGCCGCATTGTTTGTGTTCCTCGTACAAGCGGGCTCTGTCCGCTTGGGACGGAAATAG
- a CDS encoding PilZ domain-containing protein, which translates to MSEPTKPTTDEDESRQHSRATINQEFETIDEFIAEYVTNISHGGVFIRSKNPLPVGTRVTLKFSVILDDFETIEGEGEVVRVENGGMGVAFTRLTAESKALIDSIVAKRES; encoded by the coding sequence ATGTCTGAGCCCACGAAACCCACGACGGATGAGGATGAATCGCGCCAGCATTCGCGGGCAACGATCAATCAGGAATTCGAGACGATCGATGAGTTTATCGCCGAATATGTGACCAATATCTCGCACGGCGGCGTCTTCATTAGATCCAAAAACCCATTGCCCGTCGGAACGCGCGTGACGCTCAAGTTCTCGGTAATCCTTGATGATTTCGAGACCATCGAGGGTGAAGGCGAGGTCGTTCGAGTGGAAAACGGCGGCATGGGTGTGGCCTTCACAAGACTTACGGCCGAATCAAAGGCATTGATTGATTCGATTGTAGCAAAGAGAGAATCGTAG
- a CDS encoding serine/threonine-protein kinase, with the protein MSEPGILPQPIPFGKYYLLERINVGGMAEVYKAKAFGVQGFERLLAVKKILSSIAEDEAFIEMFVDEAKIAGQLSHPNIAQIFDLGKVDGSYFIALEYIGGKDLKTIFERARRIGEKVSIPRVCYIIMKVCEGLAHAHHKKDAQGQDLNIVHRDISPQNILLSYEGEVKIIDFGIAKAQGKTSQTQVGILKGKFSYMSPEQVRGLHMDHRSDLFSLAIVLYEMLTLERLFLGESDFDTLEKIRKVEMSPPSLYNPHIPKELEDIVLKGLGKSPDERFQTSYEFADALERFMRNQGYYYTNKDLAQYMKEAFNADIEFENKKFEYYKSLNLRPLDGSQSVLTTRPNGIGKELPRSAEAGLSWGEEEMETQIFDRIEDSNEIDDADIVYAKDANATDEVPTVEYDRWKSDLEFKDEPAEPRMRGSQPTAQLPSVEPRRQQSHTLQGIPSPVKKKNNSMAVIAIVALLVVVAGVIGQRLLAKAELQIETEPESVEVWINGEKVHDGPTPFVWNVKPGQATIELKKEGFVPFKLTEKLNAQTYKLNETLEPMVRSAEIMVKTDPPGATIEIDGRKLEDPSPFTIKDLQAEKASIKVSKEGFFDETREVALNTDRPNSLEIRLKPERVALKVTSVPDRAEYTVYDGETRIAAGRTPDTIKDLDATRKFRVVVERRLYDSWERVFEPAFEKEATLEASLRRKGDDEPKTVATSSRVTRPDPTTTRVNIKNVKKPEDTVKPPPEKTKPPEKKPEEVAGTGILNIASKPVARVYIDDQDTGRYTPILNFKIKSGKHKITLKNPEFSLDKTYYVDVGPGETKKIINR; encoded by the coding sequence ATGAGCGAACCGGGAATTCTCCCCCAACCTATACCTTTCGGAAAGTACTACCTACTTGAGCGTATCAATGTAGGCGGTATGGCCGAGGTCTATAAAGCAAAAGCCTTCGGGGTGCAGGGCTTTGAGCGGCTTCTGGCGGTTAAGAAAATCCTTTCGTCCATCGCAGAAGATGAAGCATTTATCGAGATGTTCGTCGATGAGGCGAAGATTGCGGGCCAGCTCTCACACCCAAATATCGCTCAAATCTTCGACCTCGGTAAGGTCGACGGCTCCTACTTCATCGCACTCGAATACATCGGCGGAAAAGATCTAAAGACCATCTTCGAGCGCGCAAGGCGCATCGGCGAGAAGGTCAGCATCCCGCGCGTCTGCTACATCATTATGAAGGTGTGCGAAGGACTCGCACACGCCCACCACAAGAAAGATGCCCAGGGCCAAGACCTGAACATCGTTCACCGCGATATCTCACCTCAGAATATCCTCCTCTCCTACGAGGGGGAGGTGAAGATCATCGACTTCGGTATCGCAAAGGCACAGGGCAAGACGAGTCAGACTCAGGTTGGAATCCTAAAGGGCAAGTTCAGCTACATGAGCCCTGAACAGGTCCGTGGACTCCATATGGACCACCGCTCAGACCTCTTCAGCCTGGCCATTGTGCTCTACGAAATGCTCACGCTCGAGAGGCTATTCCTCGGCGAAAGCGACTTCGACACGCTCGAGAAAATTCGCAAAGTCGAGATGAGCCCGCCCTCTCTCTACAACCCGCATATCCCAAAAGAACTCGAAGATATCGTTCTCAAAGGCCTTGGAAAGTCGCCAGATGAGCGCTTCCAAACCTCTTACGAGTTCGCGGATGCCCTTGAGCGCTTCATGCGTAATCAAGGCTACTACTACACGAACAAAGATCTCGCTCAGTACATGAAGGAGGCGTTTAACGCCGACATCGAATTCGAAAACAAGAAATTCGAGTACTACAAGAGCCTGAATCTGCGCCCGCTCGATGGGTCTCAATCCGTGCTCACCACGCGGCCAAACGGCATCGGTAAGGAGCTACCGCGCTCTGCTGAGGCCGGATTGAGCTGGGGCGAAGAAGAGATGGAAACCCAGATCTTCGACCGAATCGAAGACTCCAACGAGATCGATGACGCGGATATCGTCTACGCCAAAGACGCAAACGCTACCGACGAAGTGCCAACGGTTGAGTACGATCGGTGGAAGTCTGACCTAGAGTTCAAGGACGAGCCCGCCGAACCGCGGATGAGGGGCAGCCAGCCCACAGCACAACTTCCATCCGTGGAACCAAGGCGCCAGCAGTCTCACACACTCCAGGGCATCCCTTCACCCGTCAAAAAGAAGAACAACTCCATGGCGGTCATCGCCATTGTGGCTCTCCTTGTGGTGGTGGCCGGGGTCATCGGTCAGAGACTCCTCGCCAAGGCAGAACTGCAGATCGAAACTGAGCCCGAGTCCGTCGAAGTCTGGATTAATGGTGAAAAGGTTCACGATGGACCGACCCCATTTGTCTGGAACGTCAAGCCCGGCCAAGCCACGATTGAGCTCAAGAAAGAAGGGTTTGTCCCATTCAAGCTCACTGAAAAGCTCAACGCTCAAACCTACAAGCTCAACGAAACCCTTGAACCCATGGTCCGGTCCGCCGAAATCATGGTGAAGACGGATCCCCCCGGCGCAACCATCGAAATCGATGGGCGTAAACTCGAAGACCCCTCGCCATTCACCATCAAGGACCTGCAGGCTGAGAAGGCCAGTATCAAGGTCTCTAAAGAAGGGTTCTTCGATGAAACGCGTGAAGTTGCTCTCAACACGGATCGCCCGAATAGCTTGGAAATTCGGCTCAAGCCCGAGCGCGTTGCTCTGAAGGTCACGAGCGTTCCTGACCGCGCCGAATACACCGTCTACGACGGCGAGACGCGAATCGCTGCAGGCCGAACCCCTGATACCATCAAGGATTTGGACGCTACCAGGAAATTTAGAGTCGTTGTTGAGCGTAGACTCTACGACTCCTGGGAGCGCGTGTTTGAACCGGCGTTCGAAAAGGAAGCCACACTTGAGGCCTCTTTGAGAAGAAAAGGGGATGACGAGCCCAAGACAGTCGCGACCTCTTCAAGGGTGACAAGGCCTGACCCAACGACAACTCGGGTCAATATCAAGAACGTCAAAAAGCCGGAGGACACCGTCAAGCCTCCGCCAGAGAAAACCAAACCTCCTGAGAAGAAGCCCGAGGAAGTGGCAGGCACCGGAATCCTAAACATCGCATCTAAACCCGTGGCGCGCGTTTATATCGATGATCAAGACACCGGAAGATACACGCCAATCTTGAATTTCAAGATTAAGAGCGGAAAGCATAAGATCACCCTCAAGAACCCAGAGTTTAGTCTCGACAAGACCTACTACGTTGACGTGGGCCCTGGTGAAACCAAGAAGATCATCAATCGATGA
- a CDS encoding WD40 repeat domain-containing serine/threonine protein kinase, with protein sequence MKPSPTITASTDIKIYCPVCTLGLKEDHEDCPECHNTKPDAGWPLLENSPYPWLGKILDGRYVLDQFLGDGATGYVYRAKALQIQRLFAAKIVDTRRYGKPEFEAELVRRFRMEVEAMSRLRNPHVVNIYEAMQLQDSIFVVVMDFVDGRTLQDLLDRVGRIKLQRALDIIRQVANGLYEAHALGFIHRDLKPDNIMIERLPASGFFAKILDFGIVHVTGGVADTQGFRGTPLYASPEQCVGDPKIDHRSDIYSLGCVFFHLITGQPPFPGTESLQVMESHVNKQAPKVNDVLTRTKVSPSVETLIGRMLSKDPNDRPANMSEVIKTIDRLLYESQLEEHTNPAAPMDVFSQDASRRLETADFPSIASLSESSVSKVVRPMVEFQLPEPLNTEIKALTASTLHRQGEYAAIADQKRRVHLMSLQNEGFLVTLEGAQNVVTALHIDLRSKRVFAADLDGRVIAWSMEKAETEGDQSSGETFCNLSDRIFALSFDHRLQRVVVGTERGRVAAFDPKKNAFVDLVVNGPSVSALAVSPTENKAFVGYWGGGLEIVELHNKKVTKLTPMPSNPKSLVISDDGYIAAVMDEKGTVRILSLVNGTTYFEVPAEVGHLKSLAFDQNSQLLGMGVVDGAVQLWEIKNQQDIS encoded by the coding sequence GTGAAACCTAGTCCCACGATCACAGCTTCAACCGATATCAAAATCTATTGCCCGGTTTGTACCCTTGGACTCAAAGAGGATCACGAAGATTGCCCTGAGTGTCACAACACCAAGCCCGATGCGGGTTGGCCGCTCCTTGAGAACTCGCCGTACCCATGGTTGGGTAAAATCCTCGACGGACGCTACGTACTTGACCAATTTCTAGGGGATGGCGCTACCGGATACGTCTACCGGGCCAAAGCACTTCAGATTCAGAGGCTCTTCGCCGCTAAGATTGTGGACACGCGGCGTTATGGAAAGCCTGAATTTGAGGCCGAACTCGTCCGGCGATTTCGTATGGAAGTCGAGGCGATGAGCCGGCTTAGAAACCCGCACGTCGTCAATATTTATGAGGCCATGCAACTCCAAGACTCCATTTTTGTGGTCGTCATGGACTTTGTGGATGGCCGAACCTTGCAAGATCTTCTCGATCGCGTGGGCCGCATCAAGCTCCAGAGAGCGCTCGATATCATCAGGCAGGTGGCTAACGGTCTCTATGAAGCGCACGCGCTAGGGTTCATCCATCGCGATCTCAAGCCCGATAATATTATGATCGAGCGGCTCCCCGCGTCCGGATTCTTTGCCAAGATCCTGGACTTTGGAATCGTTCATGTGACTGGCGGTGTCGCCGACACCCAGGGCTTCAGAGGAACCCCGCTTTACGCGAGCCCCGAACAATGCGTGGGCGACCCCAAGATTGACCATCGTAGCGATATCTACTCGCTCGGCTGCGTGTTCTTCCACTTGATCACCGGACAGCCTCCGTTTCCTGGAACCGAAAGCCTTCAGGTCATGGAGTCGCACGTCAACAAACAGGCGCCAAAGGTCAACGACGTGTTGACCCGAACCAAAGTGTCTCCATCCGTTGAAACCTTGATCGGCCGCATGCTCTCGAAGGATCCGAACGATCGCCCGGCCAATATGAGCGAGGTGATTAAGACCATCGACCGCCTCCTCTACGAGTCACAACTCGAGGAACACACGAACCCTGCAGCGCCAATGGATGTGTTTTCTCAAGACGCAAGCAGAAGACTTGAAACGGCGGACTTTCCCTCCATCGCCTCTCTTTCCGAGAGCTCGGTTTCCAAGGTGGTTCGGCCGATGGTTGAGTTCCAGCTCCCGGAGCCGCTCAACACTGAGATCAAAGCCCTGACCGCAAGCACGCTGCACAGACAAGGTGAGTACGCGGCTATCGCCGACCAAAAGCGGCGTGTGCACCTGATGAGTCTGCAAAACGAGGGTTTCCTCGTCACGCTAGAAGGTGCGCAGAATGTGGTCACGGCGCTCCATATCGACCTTCGTTCCAAGCGTGTGTTCGCGGCAGATCTCGACGGCCGAGTCATCGCCTGGAGTATGGAAAAGGCCGAAACAGAAGGCGACCAGTCCAGCGGGGAAACGTTCTGTAATTTATCAGATCGAATCTTCGCCCTTTCATTCGATCACAGGCTGCAGCGTGTTGTTGTGGGCACCGAGAGAGGCCGCGTGGCTGCGTTTGATCCGAAGAAGAATGCGTTTGTGGACCTTGTCGTCAACGGTCCAAGCGTGAGCGCTCTTGCCGTCTCTCCAACCGAGAACAAAGCGTTTGTGGGCTATTGGGGCGGTGGCCTCGAGATTGTGGAGCTTCACAACAAGAAAGTCACAAAGCTCACACCGATGCCCTCGAATCCAAAATCTCTGGTGATTTCAGACGATGGCTATATCGCAGCAGTGATGGACGAAAAGGGAACTGTCAGAATCCTTTCCCTCGTCAATGGAACCACCTACTTCGAGGTTCCTGCCGAAGTTGGACACCTAAAGAGTTTGGCGTTTGACCAGAACTCTCAGCTCCTCGGGATGGGCGTGGTGGATGGCGCAGTGCAACTCTGGGAGATCAAGAATCAACAAGACATTAGTTGA
- a CDS encoding helix-turn-helix transcriptional regulator produces MPDNININLARIVYRLLTDQKGWREDSLRRELNIADRTYRKYRKILQEFEPLQDKNGESLIIEVDHGQARYLRLAEPEFKSRERRKITAQFASLNFAQQLMGILGPTELSSATDVFIDTYRAQMKKAPYDLQELIRNADRMFYHLPDAPKDYSEKSAVVAEVIECIIFRLPLNIKYSSANFDGLNLDIKPLTLAMYRSGLYLIAQGSDDEIRIYAVDRIAEAKRLGEKSFEYPSSTEYDPKEYTEGSFGIFRSNSKKTTKFELAFANEKWLQLYIKERRWHPTQEFSNMRDGRLRMTFEVNTEVEVWPWIRQFGDQVEVIKPKRQGPVVDQDEKLKEIEAPMAELAVAPEEPKPRRGRPPKSSTSSASKAAKPTKPTKAKKSPKSVKKPGTKKPKSKS; encoded by the coding sequence ATGCCAGACAATATCAACATCAATCTAGCACGTATCGTTTATCGTCTACTCACAGACCAGAAAGGCTGGCGTGAGGACTCATTGAGGCGCGAACTTAATATCGCCGACCGAACCTATCGCAAGTACCGAAAAATTCTCCAAGAATTCGAACCACTTCAAGATAAAAACGGCGAAAGTCTCATCATCGAAGTAGACCACGGTCAGGCGCGATACCTTCGACTCGCCGAGCCCGAGTTCAAGAGTCGAGAGAGACGCAAAATCACTGCACAATTTGCATCTCTCAATTTCGCCCAGCAATTGATGGGCATTCTCGGTCCCACGGAATTGAGCAGCGCTACCGATGTGTTCATCGATACCTACCGCGCTCAAATGAAAAAGGCGCCGTACGACCTTCAAGAACTCATCCGAAACGCTGACCGGATGTTCTATCACCTCCCGGACGCTCCTAAGGATTACTCCGAAAAATCAGCGGTTGTGGCTGAGGTGATCGAGTGCATCATTTTTAGACTGCCGCTCAACATCAAGTATTCGTCCGCCAATTTTGATGGACTCAACCTTGATATCAAGCCTCTCACCCTGGCGATGTACCGCAGCGGACTCTATCTCATCGCTCAAGGAAGTGATGACGAAATCAGAATTTACGCTGTAGATCGGATCGCCGAAGCCAAGAGACTCGGCGAGAAGTCTTTCGAGTATCCGTCGTCCACTGAGTACGATCCTAAAGAGTATACCGAGGGGAGTTTCGGTATTTTCCGAAGCAACTCCAAAAAGACCACAAAATTCGAACTCGCGTTCGCGAACGAAAAGTGGCTGCAGCTCTACATCAAAGAGCGTCGATGGCACCCCACCCAAGAATTCTCAAATATGAGAGACGGTCGCCTCCGGATGACCTTTGAAGTGAATACCGAGGTCGAGGTTTGGCCATGGATCCGACAGTTCGGAGACCAGGTCGAGGTGATCAAGCCCAAGCGTCAAGGTCCGGTGGTCGACCAAGATGAAAAGCTTAAGGAAATCGAAGCGCCGATGGCTGAGCTCGCCGTCGCCCCTGAGGAACCAAAACCGCGCAGAGGGCGCCCGCCAAAGTCTTCCACCTCGAGTGCTAGCAAAGCTGCCAAGCCTACCAAGCCTACCAAGGCTAAGAAGTCCCCTAAGTCGGTGAAGAAGCCCGGAACCAAAAAGCCAAAGTCGAAGAGCTAA
- a CDS encoding serine/threonine protein kinase: MLKCYLRGNRESEKFPMAEERLGKYRLERLVATGGMAEIWLARSPSDSLVAIKRILPHLARDERFISMFLDEASLASKLLHPNIVRIFELGQDGDEHFLAMEFIEGADLADVLDAAETSRTLIPIAAASFITCEVLDALHFAHTFSDGGKPLNIVHRDVSPHNVLLSEDGRVKLVDFGVAKAVERQSKTQTGVVKGKLSYMAPEQVRQEEVDARADIFAAGILFYELLTNQAPFGRDLTAISKILHDAPTDPRELRPTIPDALAEIVLKSLEKDPNERYQTSAEMRNVLRVWLGEQKEVKPLDIAKLTQEFGVNRRQKLDEELQTTTVGSQSPEPPPPPPTPAPAPAMLVPSRTESPTSSQSVNIEPTKVAKPLILAMIVFAALAGTLFYATSDTPSDVQAAPTQAGLTFYDYEVEEWEVSEEEVDSVAYAELSYTTADFLVFPWLEKLNTEPARLDPGQPDILDHLIIEAQAEEPVRIAPKKKKKKRVKRVRKRPAPAAEKTVSSAPKKEEKRGKKPTTLERIDKVIPSF; this comes from the coding sequence ATGCTCAAGTGCTACCTTAGAGGCAATCGCGAGTCGGAAAAATTCCCAATGGCCGAAGAAAGACTTGGAAAATATCGCCTGGAGAGGCTGGTGGCGACCGGTGGAATGGCAGAGATCTGGCTTGCCCGATCGCCATCCGACTCACTTGTTGCCATAAAAAGGATCCTACCTCATTTGGCCCGGGACGAACGGTTCATTTCGATGTTCTTGGACGAAGCGTCCCTCGCGTCGAAGCTCCTCCATCCCAATATCGTTCGGATTTTTGAATTGGGCCAAGATGGGGACGAGCATTTTCTGGCGATGGAGTTCATCGAGGGTGCAGATTTGGCCGATGTCTTGGACGCAGCGGAGACCTCTCGAACCCTGATTCCAATTGCGGCGGCGAGCTTCATTACCTGTGAGGTGTTGGACGCCCTGCACTTTGCTCATACCTTTAGTGACGGTGGGAAGCCCCTGAATATCGTTCACCGCGACGTGTCTCCTCATAACGTCTTATTGAGTGAAGATGGGCGGGTTAAGCTGGTGGATTTCGGTGTTGCGAAGGCGGTTGAGAGACAGTCAAAAACGCAGACTGGAGTGGTTAAGGGCAAACTTAGTTATATGGCGCCGGAACAGGTTCGACAGGAGGAGGTCGACGCACGGGCGGATATTTTTGCGGCGGGGATACTTTTTTACGAGTTGCTGACGAATCAGGCGCCCTTTGGGCGTGATTTGACTGCTATCTCGAAGATTCTTCACGACGCTCCGACGGATCCTCGTGAATTGCGCCCGACGATTCCCGATGCGCTGGCCGAGATCGTCTTGAAGTCGTTGGAGAAGGACCCAAACGAGAGGTATCAGACCTCGGCTGAGATGCGGAACGTCTTGCGGGTTTGGCTGGGCGAACAAAAAGAAGTCAAGCCGCTCGATATTGCGAAGCTGACACAAGAGTTTGGCGTAAATCGTCGCCAGAAGCTCGATGAAGAGCTGCAAACCACGACCGTGGGTTCACAGTCACCCGAGCCACCTCCACCGCCGCCCACACCAGCGCCGGCGCCCGCGATGCTTGTGCCGAGCCGAACTGAAAGTCCGACCAGTTCTCAATCCGTCAATATTGAGCCAACCAAGGTCGCCAAGCCCTTGATCTTGGCGATGATAGTTTTTGCAGCGCTCGCCGGGACCCTCTTCTATGCGACTTCAGATACACCGAGTGACGTTCAAGCCGCACCAACTCAGGCGGGTTTGACCTTCTACGATTACGAAGTAGAAGAATGGGAAGTGAGTGAAGAAGAGGTGGATTCGGTGGCATATGCAGAGTTGAGCTATACGACGGCGGACTTTTTGGTGTTTCCATGGCTCGAGAAACTCAACACCGAACCTGCGAGGCTCGATCCCGGTCAACCCGATATTCTGGACCACCTGATCATCGAGGCGCAGGCAGAGGAGCCGGTTCGAATCGCTCCCAAAAAGAAGAAGAAAAAACGCGTCAAGCGCGTTAGAAAACGACCGGCTCCGGCCGCTGAAAAGACTGTGAGTAGTGCGCCCAAGAAAGAAGAAAAGCGTGGAAAGAAGCCAACCACGCTTGAGAGGATTGATAAAGTAATCCCGTCTTTTTAG